Proteins encoded in a region of the Corallococcus caeni genome:
- a CDS encoding glycosyltransferase family 4 protein, translated as MDPREEGWPSMDLVGEALVEGLAAFPTEVAVTRVRPSIPHAVRALPRVGNRKAAFNADRLLTRFGLYPARLLRERVGHDAFHVVDHTYAQLVHALPAERTGVFCHDLDAFRSVLEPHREPRPRWFRLMARATLKGLERAALVFHSTQQVRDELLAHCVVPPERLVWAPYGVSPEYRLEAVPGDASDTVLAPLKGRPYLLHVGSAIRRKRLDVLFDVFAALRARHPDLMLVQQGGELDAAQQAQVARLGLKDALLQPPRQERATLAGLYRRACAVLVPSEAEGFGLPVIEALACGVPVVASDLPVLREVGADACTYCPVGDVAAWAEAVDALLTGRVPVPSPETRRARAARFTWSAHARTVLDAYLHRLDRPGRV; from the coding sequence GGCTGGCCCAGCATGGACCTGGTGGGCGAAGCACTCGTGGAGGGGCTGGCGGCGTTTCCCACCGAGGTCGCCGTCACCCGCGTGCGGCCGTCGATTCCCCACGCCGTGCGTGCCCTGCCCCGCGTGGGCAACCGCAAGGCCGCCTTCAACGCGGACCGGCTGCTCACCCGCTTCGGACTCTACCCCGCGCGACTGCTGCGGGAACGCGTGGGGCACGACGCGTTCCACGTCGTGGACCACACCTACGCGCAGCTCGTCCACGCGCTGCCCGCGGAGCGCACCGGCGTCTTCTGCCATGACCTGGATGCCTTCCGCTCCGTCCTGGAGCCGCACCGCGAACCGCGTCCCAGGTGGTTCCGCCTGATGGCACGCGCCACGCTCAAGGGACTGGAGCGCGCGGCCCTCGTCTTCCACAGCACGCAGCAGGTGCGCGACGAACTGCTCGCGCACTGCGTGGTGCCTCCCGAGCGATTGGTGTGGGCGCCCTACGGGGTGTCGCCGGAGTACCGGCTCGAAGCCGTTCCCGGAGACGCCAGCGATACGGTGCTCGCACCGCTGAAGGGCCGGCCGTACCTGCTGCACGTGGGCAGCGCCATCCGCCGCAAGCGCCTGGACGTGCTCTTCGACGTCTTCGCGGCGCTGCGAGCCCGGCATCCGGACCTCATGCTGGTGCAGCAGGGAGGCGAACTGGACGCGGCCCAACAGGCACAGGTTGCGCGGCTCGGCTTGAAGGACGCGCTGCTGCAACCGCCCCGGCAGGAGCGGGCCACGCTCGCGGGCCTGTACCGGCGCGCTTGTGCGGTGCTGGTGCCCAGTGAGGCGGAAGGCTTCGGCCTGCCCGTCATCGAAGCGCTGGCGTGTGGCGTTCCCGTGGTGGCCAGCGACCTTCCGGTGCTGCGCGAAGTGGGCGCGGACGCCTGCACGTACTGCCCGGTGGGGGACGTGGCCGCGTGGGCGGAAGCCGTGGATGCGCTGCTCACCGGCCGCGTGCCCGTGCCATCACCGGAGACGCGGCGTGCTCGGGCCGCGCGCTTCACCTGGAGCGCCCACGCGCGCACGGTGCTGGACGCGTACCTGCATCGTCTTGACCGCCCCGGGCGGGTCTGA
- a CDS encoding glycosyltransferase family 4 protein has protein sequence MRILFLNPVGILGGAERALVDLLACLRTLEPDLSLHLIAGTDGPLVETARGLGVEARVLALPDRLSALGDSGLREQGRAGLWRFTRELAPTPLLLARYGLDLRRAVRDAAPDLLHSNGIKTHLLSAATTGLPVPRVWHVHDFLGERPLVRRALSGLHPLASAAIANSQAVGDDARTVLGGVPVHVVPNGVDVERFSPGPGDGAHLDALAALPPAPTGTLRVGLVATYARWKGHDVFLEAAARLVRQAPTLPVRFYLVGGPLYRTPLSQFSEAELRGHVERHGLTGRVGFVPFQADPTSVYRALDVFVHASTRREPFGLTIAEALSCGRAAVVTRTSGAAEALHDGEDVLTTEPGDAEALARALLRLLEDASLRERLASAARDTAVRDFSRERYARDILGVYRRVLSEPRG, from the coding sequence GTGCGCATCCTGTTCCTCAACCCCGTGGGAATCCTGGGCGGTGCCGAGCGCGCACTCGTGGATCTGCTCGCGTGCCTGCGCACGCTGGAGCCTGACCTGTCGCTGCACCTCATCGCGGGCACGGATGGGCCACTCGTGGAGACGGCGCGGGGCCTCGGCGTGGAGGCCCGCGTGCTCGCCCTGCCGGATCGCCTCTCCGCGCTCGGAGACAGCGGACTGCGGGAACAGGGCCGGGCCGGGCTCTGGCGCTTCACGCGCGAGCTGGCACCCACGCCCCTGCTGCTAGCCCGCTACGGCCTCGACTTGCGACGTGCGGTGCGCGACGCGGCGCCGGACCTGCTGCACTCCAATGGCATCAAGACCCACCTGCTGAGCGCGGCCACCACCGGGCTGCCGGTTCCGCGCGTGTGGCATGTGCACGACTTCCTCGGCGAACGTCCGCTCGTGCGTCGCGCGCTCTCCGGCCTGCATCCGCTGGCCTCGGCAGCCATCGCGAACTCGCAGGCGGTGGGTGACGACGCGCGCACGGTGCTCGGCGGGGTGCCCGTGCACGTGGTGCCCAACGGCGTGGACGTGGAGCGCTTCTCCCCGGGCCCGGGTGACGGCGCGCACCTGGATGCGCTCGCCGCGCTGCCCCCCGCGCCCACCGGCACGCTGCGCGTGGGGCTGGTGGCCACCTACGCGCGCTGGAAGGGACATGACGTCTTCCTGGAGGCCGCCGCACGTTTGGTACGCCAGGCCCCCACGCTACCCGTGCGCTTCTACCTGGTGGGCGGACCGCTCTACCGCACGCCGCTCTCGCAGTTCTCCGAAGCGGAGCTGCGCGGGCACGTGGAGCGCCACGGCCTCACGGGACGCGTGGGCTTCGTGCCCTTCCAGGCGGACCCCACGAGCGTGTACCGCGCCCTGGACGTCTTCGTGCACGCGAGCACGCGGCGGGAGCCCTTCGGCCTCACCATCGCGGAGGCGCTGTCATGCGGAAGGGCCGCGGTCGTCACGCGGACGAGCGGCGCGGCGGAAGCGCTGCATGACGGAGAGGATGTCCTGACCACCGAGCCAGGAGACGCCGAAGCGCTGGCCCGGGCGCTGCTGCGGTTGCTGGAGGACGCGTCCCTGCGCGAACGGCTGGCGAGCGCGGCCCGCGACACAGCCGTGCGCGACTTCTCACGCGAGCGCTATGCCCGGGACATCCTGGGCGTGTACCGGCGGGTGCTGTCGGAGCCGCGCGGATGA
- a CDS encoding glycosyltransferase family 4 protein has protein sequence MTRPRKLVTVSHSYVVTLNRRLANEMARVGAGRWDITAVAPRAFHGDLGPLVLQRDPSEPVHIESVRAFLSRSLHGFVYGPELRAHLSRGVDLVHSWEEPYVLSGLEVALLTPRRVPLVFCTAQNLPKRYPPPFAQVERFVVHRASGWVAWGQTVRDTLQARGGYPLRPSRFIPMGVDVEHFQPDAAAGADFRRVQGWMHEGPPVVGFLGRFVQEKGLRLLMRALEGLGTPWRALFVGGGPLEVELRAWAERQGDRVRVVTGVKHAEVPRALNAMDVLCAPSQTTPLWKEQFGRMLAEAFACGVPVCASDSGEIPHTVGDAGRVLPEADASAWTDALAELLESPARRQELATRGRGRAMSRFAWPVVAREHLDFFEEVLQRRA, from the coding sequence ATGACACGCCCACGCAAGCTCGTCACCGTCTCCCACTCGTACGTCGTCACGCTCAACCGGCGGCTGGCCAACGAGATGGCCCGGGTGGGCGCGGGCCGCTGGGACATCACCGCCGTCGCGCCGCGCGCCTTCCACGGAGACCTGGGGCCGCTGGTGCTCCAGCGCGACCCGTCGGAACCCGTGCACATCGAATCCGTGCGCGCCTTCCTCAGCCGCTCCCTGCACGGCTTCGTGTACGGCCCCGAGCTGCGCGCCCACCTGTCGCGCGGCGTGGACCTGGTGCACTCCTGGGAGGAGCCCTACGTGCTCTCCGGCCTGGAGGTGGCCCTGCTGACGCCGCGCCGGGTGCCGCTCGTGTTCTGCACGGCGCAGAACCTGCCCAAGCGCTACCCACCGCCCTTCGCGCAGGTGGAGCGCTTCGTCGTGCACCGCGCCTCGGGTTGGGTGGCCTGGGGCCAGACGGTGAGGGACACGCTCCAGGCGCGCGGCGGCTATCCGCTGCGGCCCTCGCGCTTCATCCCCATGGGCGTGGACGTGGAGCACTTCCAACCGGACGCGGCGGCGGGCGCGGACTTCCGGCGCGTTCAAGGCTGGATGCACGAAGGTCCGCCTGTCGTGGGCTTCCTGGGGCGCTTCGTACAGGAGAAGGGCCTGCGCTTGCTGATGCGCGCGCTGGAGGGCCTGGGCACGCCCTGGCGCGCGCTGTTCGTCGGAGGAGGCCCCCTGGAGGTCGAGCTGCGCGCCTGGGCGGAGCGCCAGGGTGACCGCGTGCGGGTCGTCACCGGCGTGAAGCACGCGGAGGTGCCGCGCGCGCTCAACGCCATGGACGTGCTCTGCGCGCCCAGTCAGACGACGCCCCTGTGGAAGGAGCAGTTCGGCCGGATGCTCGCGGAGGCCTTCGCCTGCGGCGTGCCCGTGTGCGCCAGCGACTCCGGAGAGATTCCGCACACCGTGGGCGACGCGGGCCGCGTCCTTCCGGAAGCGGACGCCAGCGCGTGGACCGACGCGCTCGCGGAGCTGCTGGAGAGTCCCGCCCGGCGCCAGGAGCTGGCCACGCGAGGGCGCGGGCGCGCGATGTCCCGCTTCGCCTGGCCGGTGGTGGCCCGGGAGCACCTCGACTTCTTCGAGGAAGTGCTCCAGCGCCGGGCCTGA
- a CDS encoding glycosyltransferase family 4 protein, whose translation MRPYTLIAGDFASTGGMDRANLALADWLARQGGPVLLVAHRVEDSLLRYPNVRFVRVPKPANAYLLGEPLLDVVGRYHARRTLAEGGQVVANGGNCEVPAANWVHYVHGAHPPQPAGGALRRLKGFVSHRVFLERERRALRRARVIVANSERTRQDLLAATGVEPSRVHVVYLGGDPSRFPATTPVLRRESREALGWSQERRVALFVGALGDRRKGFDTLFDAWTRLCARPGWDVDLGVVGTGAQRESWEREARARGLDSRIRFLGFRTDVPRLLAAADLLVAPTRYEPYGLGVHEALCVGLPALVSRTAGVAERYPPELQGLLLEDPDDVAALVRRLEDWRHRGDAWAPAVSALSSTLRAWTWDAMAEVLVDRLEA comes from the coding sequence ATGCGACCGTACACGCTCATCGCCGGTGACTTCGCCTCCACCGGGGGCATGGACCGCGCGAACCTCGCGCTGGCGGACTGGCTCGCGCGCCAGGGCGGGCCCGTGCTGCTGGTGGCGCACCGGGTGGAGGACTCGCTGCTGCGCTACCCGAACGTGCGCTTCGTGCGCGTGCCCAAGCCCGCCAATGCCTACCTGCTGGGCGAACCGCTGCTGGACGTCGTGGGCCGCTACCATGCCCGGCGCACGCTGGCCGAAGGCGGTCAGGTGGTGGCCAATGGCGGCAACTGCGAGGTGCCCGCCGCCAACTGGGTCCACTACGTGCACGGCGCGCATCCGCCCCAGCCCGCGGGAGGAGCGCTCCGGAGGCTCAAGGGATTCGTGAGCCATCGCGTGTTCCTGGAGCGCGAGCGGCGCGCGCTGCGCCGGGCTCGCGTCATCGTCGCGAACTCGGAGCGCACTCGGCAGGACCTGCTGGCCGCGACGGGCGTGGAGCCTTCGCGGGTCCACGTCGTCTACCTGGGCGGCGACCCTTCGCGCTTTCCCGCGACGACCCCCGTGCTCCGTCGTGAGTCCCGGGAGGCGCTGGGCTGGTCCCAGGAGCGCCGCGTGGCGCTGTTCGTCGGTGCGCTGGGAGACCGGCGCAAGGGCTTCGACACGCTCTTCGATGCGTGGACCCGTCTCTGCGCGCGGCCCGGATGGGACGTGGACCTGGGGGTGGTGGGCACGGGCGCGCAGCGGGAGTCGTGGGAGCGCGAGGCGCGAGCGCGTGGCCTGGACTCGCGCATCCGGTTCCTGGGCTTCCGCACGGACGTGCCGCGCCTGCTGGCCGCCGCGGATCTGCTGGTCGCGCCCACGCGCTATGAGCCCTATGGGCTTGGCGTGCACGAGGCGCTCTGCGTGGGCCTTCCCGCGCTGGTGAGCCGCACGGCGGGCGTGGCCGAGCGTTACCCGCCGGAGCTCCAGGGCCTGTTGCTGGAGGATCCGGACGACGTCGCGGCGCTGGTGCGGCGCCTGGAGGACTGGCGCCACCGGGGCGACGCTTGGGCGCCCGCCGTGTCCGCGCTGTCCTCCACGCTTCGCGCCTGGACGTGGGATGCGATGGCGGAGGTGTTGGTGGACCGGCTGGAGGCCTGA
- a CDS encoding O-antigen ligase family protein has product MRDAIPRPQLRGPGVLHQRYLRRAPVSAVPAVPAPAGEAPTAFLGSGRVVVAFIALLFGCQLALLLEALSPVRVVFRILAFGTSLALLVLAKGRRFPHPAKPFLLAFLGVTALNFVQPGTTSAVAAAVQLGIQASVFAPVFWASRLRIDEKMFQRIVLMLFLFNMASATLGVLQVYFPGRFQPALSTVIEGQGDAYIRSLQFETASGARVFRPMGLTDLPGGAATGAFYSVLLGGALFLGPRGRWKTVLGVAGIGVGMVSLYLCQVRAAAVTLLVCMVAMALVLMLGGRLMRLVVLTAVVGGLAVGAFGWAVAVGGDAVLARWSTLTASDPGQVYQGNRGHFLDDTFGERLPEYPLGAGLGRYGMANAYFGDNSDRNQPPLWAEIQWTAWVYDGGILAIILYPLALLLTMLWSFRVAIRRDDSRGDFWLWGSLLFAYDLGAVALTFSYPFFMSQMGMEFWLLNGAFFSAYRNATVHAHRR; this is encoded by the coding sequence ATGAGGGACGCCATTCCTCGTCCCCAGCTCCGTGGGCCGGGCGTGCTGCATCAGCGCTACTTGCGGCGCGCTCCGGTGTCCGCCGTGCCGGCCGTGCCTGCTCCGGCGGGGGAAGCTCCCACGGCGTTCCTCGGCTCGGGGCGCGTGGTGGTGGCCTTCATCGCGCTGCTGTTCGGCTGTCAGCTCGCGCTGCTGTTGGAGGCCTTGTCTCCGGTCCGGGTGGTGTTCCGCATCCTGGCGTTCGGCACCAGCCTCGCGCTGCTGGTGCTGGCGAAGGGGCGCCGCTTCCCGCACCCGGCGAAGCCCTTCCTGCTGGCCTTCCTGGGCGTGACGGCGCTCAACTTCGTCCAACCCGGCACGACCAGCGCGGTGGCGGCGGCGGTCCAACTGGGCATTCAGGCCTCCGTGTTCGCGCCGGTGTTCTGGGCCAGCCGGCTGCGCATCGACGAGAAGATGTTCCAGCGCATCGTCCTGATGCTCTTCCTGTTCAACATGGCGAGCGCGACGCTGGGCGTCCTCCAGGTGTACTTCCCGGGCCGCTTCCAGCCCGCGCTGTCCACCGTCATCGAGGGCCAGGGAGACGCCTACATCCGCAGCCTCCAGTTCGAGACGGCCAGCGGCGCACGCGTCTTCCGGCCCATGGGCCTGACGGATCTGCCAGGCGGCGCCGCGACCGGTGCCTTCTATTCGGTGCTGCTCGGGGGCGCGCTGTTCCTGGGCCCTCGGGGGCGGTGGAAGACGGTGCTGGGCGTGGCTGGCATCGGCGTGGGGATGGTGAGCCTGTACCTGTGCCAGGTGCGCGCGGCGGCGGTGACGCTGCTGGTGTGCATGGTGGCCATGGCCCTGGTGCTGATGCTGGGCGGACGGCTGATGCGGCTGGTGGTGCTGACCGCGGTGGTGGGCGGACTCGCGGTGGGCGCTTTCGGGTGGGCCGTCGCGGTCGGAGGCGATGCGGTGCTGGCGCGCTGGAGCACGCTCACCGCGTCGGATCCAGGCCAGGTGTACCAGGGCAACCGCGGTCACTTCCTGGACGACACCTTCGGGGAACGCCTGCCGGAATATCCGCTGGGCGCGGGGCTGGGCCGCTACGGCATGGCCAACGCCTACTTCGGCGACAACAGCGACCGGAACCAGCCCCCGCTGTGGGCGGAGATCCAATGGACGGCGTGGGTCTACGACGGCGGGATATTGGCCATCATCCTCTACCCGCTGGCCCTGCTGCTGACGATGCTGTGGAGCTTCCGGGTGGCCATCCGCCGCGACGACTCCCGGGGTGACTTCTGGCTGTGGGGCAGTCTGCTGTTCGCCTATGACCTGGGCGCCGTGGCGCTCACCTTCAGCTACCCGTTCTTCATGAGCCAGATGGGCATGGAGTTCTGGCTGCTCAACGGGGCGTTCTTCAGTGCGTACCGGAATGCGACCGTACACGCTCATCGCCGGTGA
- a CDS encoding glycosyltransferase family 4 protein: MHGSRESRGDAAGGGRSSRASSGELDGGTASREPRASVSAPLRVLHVSSGNLYGGVETLLRTMALAQTGRAGGAVHAFALCFEGRIAEELRAAGAPLTLLGPAKVSRPWRVWEARRSLMALLQREAFDAVVCHAAWPQALFGPVVRTAGVPLIFFQHDALSGAHWAERWARVTVPDLALCNSRYTASTLRSVYPRTPWRVLHPPVRDGGPGLTASERSSLRGELGADPRDVVIVHASRMQEWKGQRLLLEALGRLRQVPRWKAWFAGGAQRPEEVSYEEGLKAQAVALGLGDRVRFLGQRSDVPRLLRAAEVHCQPNTGPEPFGLVFVEALYAGLPVVTTALGGPLEIVDASCGVLVPPKPEALALALRELIEDESARRTLGSRGPVRARSLSAPSVFLDALEDSVRSVARGLAA; encoded by the coding sequence ATGCACGGGTCGCGCGAGTCCAGGGGGGACGCGGCGGGCGGAGGTCGCTCCTCGCGTGCGTCCAGCGGCGAGCTGGATGGCGGCACTGCTTCGCGCGAACCGCGTGCGTCGGTCAGCGCTCCGCTGCGCGTGCTGCACGTCTCCAGCGGCAATCTGTATGGGGGCGTGGAGACGCTGCTGCGCACGATGGCGCTCGCTCAAACGGGCCGTGCTGGCGGCGCGGTGCATGCGTTCGCGCTCTGCTTCGAGGGACGTATCGCGGAGGAGCTTCGCGCGGCGGGCGCACCGTTGACGTTGCTGGGGCCGGCGAAGGTGAGCCGCCCCTGGCGGGTCTGGGAAGCGCGCCGCTCGCTGATGGCGCTGCTCCAGCGGGAAGCGTTCGACGCGGTGGTGTGTCACGCGGCGTGGCCTCAAGCCCTCTTCGGCCCCGTGGTGCGCACGGCCGGCGTGCCGCTGATCTTCTTCCAGCACGACGCACTCTCGGGTGCGCACTGGGCGGAGCGGTGGGCTCGGGTCACCGTTCCGGACCTGGCGCTGTGCAACAGCCGCTACACCGCGAGCACGCTGCGCAGTGTGTATCCGCGCACGCCTTGGCGTGTGCTCCATCCTCCCGTTCGTGACGGCGGCCCTGGCCTCACCGCTTCGGAGCGCTCCTCGCTCCGGGGCGAGCTGGGCGCGGATCCGCGGGATGTCGTCATCGTCCATGCCAGCCGCATGCAGGAGTGGAAGGGACAGCGGCTGCTCCTCGAAGCGCTGGGCCGGCTGCGACAGGTTCCGCGTTGGAAGGCGTGGTTCGCTGGCGGCGCGCAGCGTCCGGAGGAGGTCTCCTACGAAGAGGGCCTGAAGGCCCAGGCCGTGGCCCTGGGGCTCGGGGACCGGGTGCGCTTCCTGGGACAGCGCTCGGATGTGCCTCGGCTGCTGCGCGCGGCGGAGGTGCACTGTCAGCCCAACACCGGGCCGGAGCCTTTTGGGCTGGTGTTCGTGGAGGCGCTCTACGCCGGGCTTCCCGTGGTCACGACCGCGCTGGGCGGACCGCTGGAGATCGTCGATGCGTCGTGCGGCGTGCTCGTGCCGCCGAAGCCGGAGGCGCTGGCCCTGGCGCTGCGCGAGCTCATCGAAGATGAATCGGCGCGGCGGACGCTGGGCTCCCGTGGGCCAGTCCGGGCCCGGAGCCTGAGCGCCCCTTCCGTGTTCCTGGACGCGCTGGAGGACTCAGTGCGCTCCGTGGCGCGGGGGCTCGCCGCATGA
- a CDS encoding glycosyltransferase, which translates to MKGAGLRVLHLGKFYPPASGGMEAHVRTLARAQASLGAQVEVLCANHSVDGSGTSHEFHGRSPTREEWDGPVRVVRLGRLASVARMDVMPSLPFVLRRALAQGVDVVHLHVPNPSMVLALDAVPRLPAVVVTHQSDIIRQKVAGALFRPFEWMLYSRAARLLATSDAYVRGSSLLSTFKSKVRVLPLGIELDAYLHPSAEAREARARWTAEAAGGPLWLMVGRLVYYKGLFTALEALVHAPGRLAIVGEGPLAEEGRARARALGIEDRVTWAGYLSPEALAGAYRAATALWFPSNARSEAYGLSQVEALASGLPVLNTAVPDSGVAWVSLHERTGLTVPVGDARALAAAARRLVTEPGLRERLSRGAQERARAEFAHDVMASRSLDLYAEALGRQPVAEERSDASVRHVAGGR; encoded by the coding sequence GTGAAGGGCGCGGGCCTGCGGGTGCTGCACCTGGGGAAGTTCTACCCTCCGGCCTCCGGCGGCATGGAGGCGCACGTCCGCACGCTGGCGCGGGCGCAGGCGTCGCTGGGCGCGCAGGTGGAGGTGCTGTGCGCGAACCACTCGGTGGATGGCAGCGGCACGAGCCACGAGTTCCACGGGCGCAGCCCCACGCGTGAGGAGTGGGATGGGCCGGTGCGCGTGGTGCGGCTGGGGCGGCTTGCGTCCGTGGCGCGCATGGACGTGATGCCGTCCTTGCCGTTCGTGCTCCGGCGGGCGCTGGCGCAAGGCGTGGACGTGGTGCACCTGCACGTGCCAAACCCGAGCATGGTGCTGGCGCTGGACGCGGTGCCGCGCCTGCCCGCGGTGGTGGTGACGCACCAGAGCGACATCATCCGGCAGAAGGTCGCGGGGGCGCTGTTCCGTCCCTTCGAGTGGATGCTGTACTCGCGCGCGGCGCGGCTCCTGGCCACGAGCGACGCGTACGTGCGCGGCTCGTCGCTCCTGTCCACGTTCAAGTCGAAGGTGCGGGTGCTGCCGCTGGGCATCGAGCTGGACGCGTACCTGCATCCTTCGGCTGAAGCGCGCGAGGCTCGCGCACGGTGGACGGCGGAGGCGGCGGGCGGGCCGCTGTGGTTGATGGTGGGGCGGCTCGTCTACTACAAGGGTTTGTTCACGGCGCTGGAGGCGCTGGTGCACGCGCCGGGGCGGCTGGCCATCGTGGGCGAGGGGCCGCTGGCGGAGGAAGGTCGCGCGAGGGCCAGGGCGCTGGGCATCGAGGACCGCGTGACGTGGGCGGGGTACCTGTCGCCGGAGGCGCTCGCGGGCGCGTACCGGGCCGCGACGGCGCTGTGGTTCCCGAGCAACGCGCGCAGCGAGGCGTATGGCCTGTCGCAGGTGGAGGCCCTGGCGAGCGGGCTGCCCGTGCTCAACACCGCCGTGCCGGACTCCGGTGTGGCGTGGGTGAGCCTGCACGAGCGCACCGGGCTCACGGTGCCCGTGGGGGATGCGCGGGCGCTGGCGGCGGCGGCTCGGCGGTTGGTGACGGAGCCGGGCCTGCGGGAGCGGCTGTCGCGTGGGGCGCAGGAGCGTGCCCGGGCGGAGTTCGCCCATGACGTGATGGCGTCGCGCAGCTTGGATCTGTACGCGGAGGCGCTCGGACGCCAGCCCGTGGCGGAGGAGCGGAGCGATGCCTCCGTCCGGCACGTCGCGGGCGGGCGCTGA
- a CDS encoding GumC family protein: MEGTVLDPAGGAPGATSASVMHRLRGVWRRRWVMLGVALAVTALTAAWTLRQPRIYAASTSLIIDVTAPRILDGEVKEVMGEERSNYWFNKEYYATQSEIITSRAVASRVVDRLGLSKDAAFLGLPANQDPAARAKALEGADAVGLLRSRIQVVPGKDSRVMNIGVEDVDPTRAALLSNEVAAAYMAENLALKLRTTEEARAWLEGRLDELGRQSKAGEMAVYDLKKDADMLSTSLESRLSIVSERINSYNLKLTEVRTRIAAQQARVDAIHRLRKDAGNDETWAEAVPGAKDGPIQDLKSRYGEQKAACAELTERYLPEHPKLLECNRKLDVVRADLLKSLTNVVRSAETQLAEAQGEEKNLNKLLDETKAEAFQVNKKAIEYGRLQRESDNNQRLYELVLKRLKDIELSGLLRTSNVRVLDAAQPVMVPVRPHTRRNLMVGWVMGLLLGLGVALFLEMLENSVTSQADVEDVLGLAFLGVVPRMEATKAPGDRDLYVHRAPRSAVAECCRAVRTNLLFMSPDHPCKTLVVTSSGPQEGKSTTCINLGVAMAQSGNRVLLLDTDMRRPRLHRAFGVPNDLGISSLVVGEGSLDKAVKSTEVPNLFVLPCGPLPPNPAELLHTRAFKELLRQAGEKFDRIILDSPPLNAVVDAAVLATQADGVVMVLKAGRTDRGAAKRALRSLADVQARMFGAILNDVDLRQPRYGDTYLGYQGYGPTQDEPKGGVAPS, encoded by the coding sequence GTGGAAGGAACGGTGTTGGACCCGGCCGGTGGGGCTCCCGGCGCGACGTCCGCGAGCGTGATGCACCGGCTGCGGGGTGTGTGGCGCCGGCGGTGGGTGATGCTCGGGGTGGCGTTGGCCGTCACGGCGCTCACGGCGGCCTGGACGCTCCGGCAGCCGCGCATCTACGCGGCCAGCACCTCGCTCATCATCGACGTCACCGCGCCGCGCATCCTCGACGGCGAGGTGAAGGAGGTGATGGGGGAGGAGCGCAGCAACTACTGGTTCAACAAGGAGTACTACGCCACGCAGAGCGAGATCATCACCTCGCGCGCGGTGGCCAGCCGCGTGGTGGACCGGCTGGGGCTTTCGAAGGACGCGGCCTTCCTGGGCCTGCCGGCGAACCAGGACCCCGCGGCGCGCGCGAAGGCGCTGGAGGGCGCGGACGCGGTGGGCCTCTTGCGCTCGCGCATCCAGGTGGTGCCCGGCAAGGACTCGCGGGTGATGAACATCGGCGTGGAGGACGTGGACCCCACGCGCGCGGCGCTGCTCTCCAACGAGGTGGCCGCCGCGTACATGGCGGAGAACCTGGCGCTCAAGCTGCGCACCACGGAGGAGGCGCGCGCGTGGCTGGAGGGGCGCCTGGATGAACTGGGCCGCCAGTCCAAGGCCGGCGAGATGGCCGTCTACGACCTGAAGAAGGACGCGGACATGCTGTCCACGTCGCTGGAGTCGCGGCTGTCCATCGTCAGCGAGCGGATCAACTCCTACAACCTGAAGCTCACGGAGGTGCGCACGCGCATCGCGGCGCAGCAGGCGCGCGTGGACGCCATCCACCGGCTGCGCAAGGACGCGGGCAACGACGAGACGTGGGCGGAGGCCGTGCCCGGCGCGAAGGACGGTCCCATCCAGGACCTCAAGTCGCGCTACGGCGAGCAGAAGGCCGCGTGCGCGGAGCTGACCGAGCGCTACCTGCCGGAGCACCCGAAGCTGCTGGAGTGCAACCGCAAGCTGGACGTCGTGCGCGCGGACCTGCTCAAGAGCCTGACCAACGTGGTGCGCTCCGCGGAGACGCAGCTGGCGGAGGCGCAGGGCGAGGAGAAGAACCTCAACAAGCTCCTGGACGAGACGAAGGCCGAGGCCTTCCAGGTGAACAAGAAGGCCATCGAGTACGGACGGCTCCAGCGCGAGTCGGACAACAACCAGCGCCTGTACGAGCTGGTGCTCAAACGGCTGAAGGACATCGAGCTGTCGGGTCTGCTGCGCACGAGCAACGTGCGCGTGCTGGACGCCGCGCAGCCGGTGATGGTGCCGGTGCGGCCGCACACGCGGCGCAACCTGATGGTGGGCTGGGTGATGGGGCTGCTGCTGGGGCTGGGCGTGGCGCTGTTCCTGGAGATGCTGGAGAACAGCGTCACGTCGCAGGCGGACGTGGAGGACGTGCTGGGCCTGGCGTTCCTGGGCGTGGTGCCGCGCATGGAGGCCACGAAGGCGCCGGGCGACCGCGACCTGTACGTGCACCGCGCGCCGCGCTCGGCGGTGGCGGAGTGCTGCCGCGCGGTGCGCACCAATCTCCTGTTCATGTCGCCGGACCACCCCTGCAAGACGCTGGTGGTGACGTCCAGCGGCCCGCAGGAGGGCAAGTCCACCACGTGCATCAACCTGGGCGTGGCCATGGCCCAGAGCGGCAACCGCGTGCTGCTGCTGGACACGGACATGCGCAGGCCTCGGCTGCACCGCGCGTTCGGCGTGCCCAACGACCTGGGCATCAGCTCGCTGGTGGTGGGCGAGGGCTCGCTGGACAAGGCGGTGAAGAGCACGGAGGTGCCCAACCTCTTCGTGCTGCCGTGTGGCCCGCTGCCGCCGAACCCCGCGGAGCTCCTCCACACGCGCGCCTTCAAGGAGCTGCTGCGCCAGGCCGGGGAGAAGTTCGACCGCATCATCCTGGACAGCCCGCCGCTCAACGCGGTGGTGGACGCGGCGGTGCTGGCCACGCAGGCGGACGGCGTGGTGATGGTGCTCAAGGCGGGCCGGACGGACCGGGGCGCCGCGAAGCGCGCGCTGCGCTCGCTGGCGGACGTGCAGGCGCGGATGTTCGGCGCCATCCTCAACGACGTGGACCTGCGGCAGCCGCGCTACGGCGACACGTACCTGGGCTACCAGGGCTATGGCCCGACGCAGGACGAGCCCAAGGGCGGGGTGGCGCCGTCGTGA